In Rubrivirga marina, the following are encoded in one genomic region:
- a CDS encoding sigma-54-dependent transcriptional regulator produces MPTVLIADDEPAIRRTLREILEFEGYGVEEAADGDEALDKAREGVDLVLLDIKMPKRDGMEVLQALHDAESTVPVVMISGHGTVETAVEATQLGAVDFLEKPPDLNRLLVTVRGALDRGQLQVENTRLKQVVRDQSGASDLTPIVGDSPAIARIQQTVARVAPSEARVLITGEPGTGKELVARHLHAQSSRADGPLVEVNCAAIPSELIESELFGHEKGAFTGATKQRIGKFEQADGGTLFLDEIGDMSLDAQAKVLRALQESRITRVGGDRSIPVDVRVVAATNRDLLQRVDENRFREDLYHRISVILVHVPPLRERRGDIPGIAEFILGQVMRRNGMEGKSFSDDALDALRRQEWRGNVRELRNVVERLLILSDGDQISAEDVDRYVVPGGASGAPVGLIDRYDTLFEFRDQAEKLFIERKLDENDWNVSHTAELIGIQRSHLYNKLKDLGIERPE; encoded by the coding sequence ATGCCCACCGTCCTCATCGCCGACGACGAGCCCGCCATCCGGCGGACGCTCCGTGAGATCCTGGAGTTCGAGGGCTACGGGGTCGAGGAGGCCGCCGACGGCGACGAGGCGCTCGACAAGGCCCGTGAGGGCGTCGACCTCGTCCTCCTCGACATCAAGATGCCGAAGCGGGACGGCATGGAGGTCCTGCAGGCGCTCCACGACGCGGAGTCGACGGTCCCCGTCGTCATGATCTCGGGGCACGGGACGGTCGAGACGGCCGTCGAGGCGACCCAACTCGGCGCGGTCGACTTCCTTGAGAAGCCCCCGGACCTCAACCGGCTCCTCGTGACCGTCCGCGGCGCGCTCGACCGCGGCCAGCTCCAGGTCGAGAACACGCGGCTCAAGCAGGTCGTCCGCGACCAGTCCGGCGCCAGCGACCTCACGCCGATCGTGGGCGACAGCCCGGCCATCGCGCGGATCCAGCAGACGGTCGCGCGCGTGGCGCCGAGCGAGGCGCGCGTGCTCATCACGGGCGAGCCCGGCACCGGCAAGGAGCTCGTCGCCCGCCACCTCCACGCGCAGAGCAGCCGCGCCGACGGGCCGCTCGTCGAGGTCAACTGCGCTGCGATCCCGTCGGAGCTCATCGAGTCCGAGCTGTTTGGCCACGAGAAGGGCGCGTTCACGGGCGCGACCAAGCAGCGGATCGGCAAGTTCGAGCAGGCCGATGGCGGGACGCTGTTCCTGGACGAGATCGGGGACATGAGCCTCGACGCGCAGGCCAAGGTGCTGCGGGCCTTGCAGGAGAGCCGGATCACGCGCGTCGGTGGCGACCGGTCGATCCCGGTCGACGTCCGCGTCGTGGCGGCGACCAACCGGGACCTCCTCCAGCGGGTCGACGAGAACCGGTTCCGCGAGGACCTCTACCACCGGATCTCCGTCATCCTCGTCCACGTCCCGCCGCTCCGCGAGCGTCGCGGCGACATCCCGGGCATCGCCGAGTTCATCCTCGGCCAGGTCATGCGCCGCAACGGGATGGAGGGCAAGTCGTTCTCCGACGACGCGCTCGACGCACTCCGCCGGCAGGAGTGGCGCGGCAACGTCCGCGAGCTCCGGAACGTGGTCGAGCGCCTGCTCATCCTGTCCGACGGCGACCAGATCTCGGCCGAGGACGTGGACCGCTACGTCGTCCCCGGCGGCGCGTCCGGCGCGCCGGTTGGACTCATCGACCGCTACGACACCCTGTTCGAGTTCCGCGACCAGGCCGAAAAGCTGTTCATCGAGCGGAAGCTGGACGAGAACGACTGGAACGTCTCGCACACGGCCGAACTCATCGGCATCCAGCGCTCGCACCTCTACAACAAGCTGAAGGACCTCGGGATCGAGAGGCCGGAGTGA
- a CDS encoding ATP-binding cassette domain-containing protein: MEEGGASATDGVPASRVARPLSLSPILSARGLGKAYPTATGALRVLDGLDVDVYPGELVAVVGESGTGKSTLLHLLGALDRPTEGTVTYRGEDVFAKGDEALAAFRNRAIGFVFQFHHLLPEFNALENVSMPALIAGGTFQTADGRARQLLQMLGLGDRLDHRPSQLSGGEQQRVAVARALMNEPGLVLMDEPSGNLDTKTAEKLHDELLRLTRDADQAFVVVTHNPALAALADRVLRLEGGRLVDDRESPHERPEAHEEGVESASDGRNP, encoded by the coding sequence ATGGAGGAGGGGGGCGCCAGCGCGACGGACGGAGTCCCCGCATCCCGCGTGGCCCGTCCCCTGTCCCTCTCTCCCATCCTCAGCGCCCGCGGCCTCGGCAAGGCGTACCCGACGGCGACCGGCGCGCTCCGGGTCCTCGACGGGCTCGACGTCGACGTCTACCCCGGCGAGCTGGTGGCCGTCGTGGGGGAGAGCGGGACGGGGAAGAGCACGCTGCTCCACCTCCTCGGCGCGCTCGACCGGCCGACGGAGGGGACCGTGACGTACCGTGGCGAGGACGTCTTCGCCAAGGGCGACGAGGCGCTCGCGGCGTTCCGGAACCGGGCCATCGGGTTCGTCTTCCAGTTCCACCACCTGCTTCCCGAGTTCAACGCGCTGGAGAACGTGTCGATGCCGGCCCTCATCGCAGGCGGGACGTTCCAGACGGCCGACGGCCGCGCTCGCCAGCTCCTCCAGATGCTCGGCCTCGGCGACCGGCTGGACCACCGGCCAAGCCAGCTCTCCGGCGGCGAGCAGCAACGCGTGGCCGTCGCCCGAGCGCTCATGAACGAGCCTGGCCTCGTGCTCATGGACGAGCCCTCGGGCAACCTCGACACGAAGACGGCCGAGAAGCTGCACGACGAACTGCTCCGCCTGACGCGCGACGCCGACCAGGCGTTCGTCGTCGTCACCCACAACCCGGCGCTGGCGGCCCTCGCCGACCGGGTCCTCCGCCTCGAAGGCGGCCGGCTCGTCGACGACCGCGAGTCCCCCCACGAACGGCCCGAGGCGCACGAGGAGGGCGTCGAATCGGCGTCGGACGGGCGGAATCCCTGA
- the nadA gene encoding quinolinate synthase NadA encodes MTETLALPTLPSEIERVGFVREDIDPTLDLFDEIERLKEEKNAVLLAHYYQEGDIQDIADYIGDSLGLAREAAETDADVIVFAGVHFMAETAKILNPEKTVLLPDLHAGCSLADSCPPDEFAAFRAEHPDHIVISYINCSAAIKAQTDIICTSSNAEHIVRQIPEDQPIIFAPDRNLGRWLIKETGRDMVLWEGACIVHEIFSEQKLARLKGRYPGAPVLAHPECEEPVLRLADHVGSTSSIRRFAAESDADTFIVATESGILHQMQKDNPGKTFIAAPPDNGCACNDCPHMKLNTIEKLYLCLKHEAPVLEMDEAVRVAALKPIERMLEMSRGVK; translated from the coding sequence ATGACCGAGACGCTCGCCCTCCCGACCCTGCCCTCCGAGATCGAACGCGTCGGCTTCGTGCGTGAGGACATCGACCCGACGCTCGACCTGTTCGACGAGATCGAGCGGTTGAAGGAGGAGAAGAACGCCGTCCTCCTCGCTCACTACTACCAGGAGGGCGACATCCAGGACATCGCCGACTACATCGGCGACTCGCTCGGGCTGGCCCGCGAGGCGGCCGAGACCGACGCCGACGTGATCGTGTTCGCGGGCGTCCACTTCATGGCGGAGACGGCCAAGATCCTGAACCCCGAGAAGACAGTCCTCCTGCCGGACCTCCACGCCGGCTGCTCGCTCGCCGACTCGTGCCCGCCGGACGAGTTCGCGGCCTTCCGAGCGGAGCACCCGGACCACATCGTCATTTCCTACATCAACTGCTCGGCGGCGATCAAGGCGCAGACGGACATCATCTGCACGTCGTCGAACGCCGAGCACATCGTCCGCCAGATCCCCGAGGACCAGCCGATCATCTTCGCGCCGGACCGGAACCTGGGTCGGTGGCTCATCAAGGAGACGGGCCGGGACATGGTGCTGTGGGAGGGCGCCTGCATCGTCCACGAGATTTTTTCGGAGCAGAAGCTGGCGCGCCTGAAGGGCCGCTACCCCGGCGCGCCGGTCCTCGCCCATCCCGAGTGCGAGGAGCCCGTCCTCCGGCTGGCCGACCACGTCGGGAGCACGTCGTCGATCCGCCGGTTCGCCGCCGAGAGCGACGCCGACACGTTCATCGTGGCGACGGAGTCAGGCATCCTGCACCAGATGCAGAAGGACAATCCGGGCAAGACGTTCATCGCCGCGCCGCCGGACAACGGGTGCGCCTGCAACGACTGCCCGCACATGAAGCTGAACACGATCGAGAAGCTGTACCTCTGCCTCAAGCATGAGGCGCCGGTCCTCGAGATGGACGAGGCGGTCCGCGTCGCCGCGCTCAAGCCCATCGAGCGGATGCTCGAGATGAGCCGGGGCGTCAAGTAG
- a CDS encoding LON peptidase substrate-binding domain-containing protein, with product MSDDRLPLFPLGIVLLPGEPVPLHIFEPRYKEMVRVCIDDDRPFGIVYASEQSLAQVGCTARIERVAARYDDGRLDIVAVGEQRFRVDEIHRDLAYLSAEVEAVEDDAPDDDVGARQAAIARHMKLLEMAGEEPKPHRYDQSLPVSFVIGRNAGLDLADKQRLLEMDSEADRIRYLSDHLGALLVRLEKAREFRDLARGDGHADGMPDLGDME from the coding sequence ATGTCCGACGACCGTCTGCCCCTGTTCCCGCTCGGCATCGTGCTCCTCCCCGGGGAGCCGGTCCCGCTCCACATCTTCGAGCCCCGCTACAAGGAGATGGTCCGCGTCTGCATCGACGACGACCGGCCCTTCGGGATCGTCTACGCCTCGGAGCAGAGCCTGGCGCAGGTCGGGTGCACGGCGCGGATCGAACGCGTCGCCGCGCGCTACGACGACGGGCGGCTCGACATCGTCGCCGTCGGCGAGCAGCGGTTCCGGGTCGACGAGATCCACCGGGACCTCGCGTACCTCTCGGCCGAAGTCGAGGCCGTCGAGGACGACGCCCCAGACGATGACGTCGGCGCGCGGCAGGCGGCGATCGCCCGCCACATGAAGCTGCTCGAGATGGCAGGCGAGGAGCCCAAGCCCCACCGCTACGACCAGTCGCTGCCGGTCTCGTTCGTCATCGGCCGGAACGCCGGGCTCGACCTCGCCGACAAGCAGCGGCTCCTCGAGATGGACTCCGAGGCCGATCGGATCCGGTACCTCTCCGACCACCTCGGCGCGCTGCTCGTCCGCCTCGAGAAGGCCCGCGAGTTCCGCGACCTCGCCCGCGGCGACGGCCACGCCGACGGGATGCCCGACCTCGGAGACATGGAGTGA
- a CDS encoding MBL fold metallo-hydrolase — protein MDLAGYQIDLVEAGRVRLDGGAMFGIVPKPLWERRIPPDDRNRIPLAMRCLLLRGHDRTILVDTGVGDKGDAKFEDIYGVDHEHSTLLGSLEALGVAPEDVTDVLLTHLHFDHAGGATRRTEAGDLVLTFPEAAHHVQADHWRWAHASPRESASFLSDNLDPLEASGRLHLLEPTDSPFENVTLPVVNGHTRGQQLAQVSDGERTLLFAGDLVPTAAHVPLLWVMAYDVEPLETIEEKRRLLASAAREGWTLVFEHDPVIATARVVETEKGFRTTDESEGLH, from the coding sequence ATGGACCTCGCCGGCTACCAGATCGACCTCGTGGAGGCGGGGCGCGTCCGCCTCGACGGCGGCGCCATGTTCGGGATCGTGCCGAAGCCGCTCTGGGAACGCCGAATCCCGCCGGACGACCGGAACCGGATCCCGCTCGCCATGCGCTGCCTCCTCCTCCGGGGCCACGACCGGACGATCCTCGTCGACACCGGAGTGGGCGACAAGGGCGACGCGAAGTTCGAGGACATCTACGGCGTCGACCACGAGCACTCGACGCTCCTCGGCTCGCTTGAGGCGCTCGGCGTTGCGCCCGAGGACGTGACGGACGTGCTCCTCACCCACCTCCACTTCGACCACGCCGGGGGGGCCACGCGGCGCACCGAGGCGGGCGACCTCGTGCTCACGTTCCCCGAGGCGGCCCACCACGTCCAGGCCGACCATTGGCGCTGGGCGCACGCCAGCCCACGCGAGTCGGCGTCGTTCCTCTCGGATAACCTCGACCCGCTGGAGGCCTCGGGGCGGCTCCACCTCTTGGAACCGACCGACTCGCCGTTCGAGAACGTCACCCTTCCTGTCGTGAACGGCCATACGCGGGGCCAGCAACTCGCTCAGGTCAGTGACGGGGAACGGACGCTCCTCTTTGCCGGTGACCTCGTCCCGACGGCCGCGCACGTGCCGCTCCTCTGGGTGATGGCGTACGACGTGGAGCCGCTCGAGACGATCGAGGAGAAACGGCGGCTCTTGGCATCCGCAGCACGCGAGGGGTGGACCCTCGTGTTCGAACACGATCCGGTGATCGCTACCGCGCGGGTGGTCGAGACCGAGAAGGGGTTTCGGACGACAGACGAGAGCGAGGGCCTCCACTAA
- a CDS encoding PAS domain-containing protein, protein MLSPTPAVRAAISGLVVVTVIAVVGAALHLQGIQSQAADALAASLGTKAGTVATALQTSGPRVGLATFATPEQPGALVMYDRAGRVVEATDAEVGALADWFRTVDALPGTVAVVDTEAGAYALAASSLPGGGRLVAVAPTPDHLPDGELLRTVVAAVALWGLLVGVFIVMTWYTGPRTANQLALLGERMAQGDADGDALIRHSAVWLGALAEAFQPVADRFRQLRLHARDVDQHVAALYQINPHYVVLCTQDGEIVEANPAFYAVTGLPIAAVRGGRIEALQETFPIGPLMELGKRSLKEASAITGIEYAIIDRDDETRPVEVSLRGFTLDGRPMVLFQATDQSRQKTLERRVNAFSDTLDLMVDQRVHQLTAGQQTLKRVLDAAGVIVASFDAGGATSRWSGGAVALTGQPLSAVPHFAAATQVLGLSPTERTAFTQWFWSLSQEPFVGRHGVIGRDGATRTRQIIWQRVDADMAGRSDLRTLIGVEVPAYVEMPAYGGDGDARSLRLGV, encoded by the coding sequence ATGCTCTCCCCGACGCCGGCCGTCCGCGCCGCCATCTCAGGCCTCGTCGTCGTGACGGTGATCGCCGTCGTCGGCGCCGCGCTGCACCTCCAGGGGATCCAGTCGCAGGCGGCCGACGCGCTCGCGGCCTCACTCGGGACCAAGGCTGGGACGGTCGCCACCGCGCTCCAGACGTCGGGCCCTCGCGTCGGCCTCGCCACCTTCGCTACCCCCGAGCAGCCCGGAGCGCTCGTCATGTACGACCGGGCCGGCCGCGTCGTCGAGGCCACCGACGCCGAAGTCGGCGCCCTGGCGGACTGGTTCCGGACGGTCGACGCGCTGCCCGGCACGGTGGCCGTCGTCGACACGGAGGCCGGGGCCTACGCGCTCGCCGCGTCGTCCCTCCCCGGCGGGGGAAGGCTCGTCGCCGTCGCCCCGACGCCGGACCATCTCCCCGATGGCGAGCTCCTGCGGACCGTCGTCGCGGCGGTGGCCCTGTGGGGCCTGCTCGTCGGCGTGTTCATCGTGATGACGTGGTACACCGGCCCACGGACGGCGAACCAACTCGCGCTCCTCGGCGAGCGGATGGCGCAGGGCGACGCCGACGGTGACGCGCTCATCCGTCACTCGGCCGTCTGGCTCGGCGCGCTCGCCGAGGCCTTCCAGCCTGTCGCCGACCGATTCCGGCAGCTCCGGCTCCACGCCCGCGACGTCGACCAGCACGTGGCGGCGCTCTACCAGATCAACCCGCACTACGTGGTCCTGTGCACCCAGGACGGCGAGATCGTCGAGGCCAACCCGGCGTTCTACGCCGTGACCGGGCTGCCCATCGCCGCCGTCCGTGGCGGGAGGATCGAGGCGCTCCAGGAGACGTTCCCCATCGGGCCCCTCATGGAGCTGGGCAAGCGCTCCCTGAAGGAGGCCAGCGCGATCACCGGGATCGAGTATGCCATCATCGACCGCGACGACGAGACGCGGCCCGTCGAGGTCTCGCTCCGCGGGTTCACCCTGGACGGCCGGCCGATGGTGCTCTTCCAGGCCACCGACCAGTCGCGCCAGAAGACGCTCGAGCGCCGCGTGAACGCCTTCAGCGACACCCTCGACCTGATGGTGGACCAGCGCGTGCACCAGCTCACGGCCGGGCAGCAGACGCTCAAGCGGGTCCTCGACGCGGCCGGCGTGATCGTCGCCTCGTTCGACGCGGGCGGGGCCACGAGCCGGTGGAGCGGCGGCGCCGTCGCGCTCACGGGCCAGCCCCTCAGCGCCGTCCCCCATTTCGCCGCCGCGACGCAGGTTCTCGGCCTCAGCCCGACCGAGCGGACGGCGTTCACGCAGTGGTTCTGGAGCCTGTCGCAGGAGCCGTTCGTCGGCCGCCACGGCGTCATCGGGCGGGACGGGGCGACGCGGACCCGGCAGATCATCTGGCAGCGCGTCGATGCCGACATGGCCGGCCGGTCGGATCTCCGGACGCTGATCGGGGTCGAGGTGCCGGCCTATGTCGAGATGCCGGCGTACGGTGGCGACGGGGACGCCCGGTCGCTCCGCCTCGGCGTCTAG
- a CDS encoding histidine kinase dimerization/phospho-acceptor domain-containing protein: MPSALLVHPDADQWLGQFSGLDTDVTTAATAKEARAYLAGTAFDIIFVGPGVEGAEAIGALRDVLGLSTQIRSVGGPDEVAHWLAEEGEVARGGEDLVATLNALRGELGRVAHALNNPLAVIAGNAQLGLEMARATGADESVTEALETIGTAAGELERLFSEISGLRARVDRALRG; the protein is encoded by the coding sequence GTGCCGTCCGCTCTCCTCGTCCATCCCGACGCCGACCAGTGGCTCGGCCAATTTTCGGGTCTCGACACCGACGTGACGACGGCCGCGACGGCCAAGGAGGCCCGGGCCTACCTCGCCGGAACCGCGTTCGACATCATCTTCGTGGGGCCGGGTGTGGAGGGGGCCGAGGCCATCGGCGCGCTCCGCGACGTGCTGGGCCTCTCGACCCAGATCCGGTCGGTTGGAGGCCCGGACGAGGTGGCCCACTGGTTGGCCGAGGAAGGCGAGGTCGCCCGTGGGGGGGAGGACCTCGTCGCGACGCTGAACGCCCTGCGCGGGGAGCTGGGACGCGTCGCCCACGCGCTCAACAACCCGCTCGCCGTCATCGCTGGCAACGCGCAGCTCGGACTGGAGATGGCCCGAGCGACGGGAGCCGACGAGTCGGTGACGGAGGCGCTCGAGACGATCGGGACCGCCGCGGGGGAGCTGGAGCGGCTGTTCTCCGAGATCAGCGGGCTCCGGGCGCGCGTCGACCGGGCGTTGAGGGGCTAG
- the porU gene encoding type IX secretion system sortase PorU: protein MSRLALVVLVLAALVGTASAQQPVRYGQTDPQQPVVRVVETTPSATTIEVSVDWRTSLTDAVERSGGEVQKLVAMAVGGQPLVSHEVVLGAAVPPAVSIVSFEGDEVVLPGGLDLEGFEGRAAEVLSVGERRRELVGSLTFRLLRVEGDRLIRARRVVVSVARPPVAARLAAAGDDNPHLAVDRSALADGRWVKVPIPESGVYRIDQAFLRDSLGVEETIPLSSIAVYGTGGRILPAVNSTPRPADLVPVPSFVSGDVLLFYAEGPQWWDWDPSAFGGGTWAHDISPFSRASYYFLRLDASSPARVSGGGFPGWADASPVGRIEDRRFDEVDLANIERDDSGSGLDWFGPLLDQGGSSLTRLDVTPAGADANSPVSYRARVAARASPSITLQMLKNGQVLDSARPALVSPSSNGNLANDATLTAETTLGGGLAVSFRVSGGRSGAEAWLDWVEAVTLRPAVAGSDRYLAFPTPGGQTGRFEFAITGFSSEPQVWDVTEPGAIRRLGVQASGNQYRVQVEVSDSLRPREIVAFDPSGPSIKTPLGVAEAGRDRLMPAAQFVPNQNLHGVAGFPNYVVVVHPNFRAAADRLAAHRQADGLTPLVVTTDQVFNEFAGGTGDMRAVRDFMKFLYDRAPSDQMPRYLLLFGDGHFNYRRIGNQAASNDEPPGLSYVPPFETDNMVSRTASYTTDDYFGLLGDNEGEFEYFDSTTQRVDLGVGRLPVRTAAEAGTVVDKIMRYESPATRGEWRTRFTFVADDQYPNSWDDDLHVLNADETAKLAEAVDSSVTLRKIYGPAYPSVITARGRVRPQLTADVRESIEEGTLVWNYSGHGGPSGLGDEDYMTPEIVASLDNADRLPVFVTATCSFGKFDIAHEQSLAEQILLRSGGGGVAMLTTVRLVYTSSNPDAALNFGLNLVLTEEMLRRDAEGRPSRLGDALYRTKNTVIGASNNNRKFNLLGDPAMRLGLPERPITVSVPDRFEAFSEATITGQVLGLDGQPDPAYRGEVSVSVYDAERMVELPPDACCNTDDDGDGLGDYTSRVDQIYSGRASVTGGTFSTTFLVPQDVSYSGLPARVVVYALGEDGSDGDGQSTEAIVATTASARPDDGAGPQISLFLNDSTFVDGGPTGPQGVLVARLQDASGINTVGAGVGHELLVTLDGDAQRAVDVGRFYQGDLDTYRSGTVRVPLASLNGGEALAPGEHTATLTAFDALNNASTATVRFVVVDEGLIVRSVLPYPNPTAGPSRFFVEHNQPVGTPARLQLRIYTLAGRPVRTIDGTEALPGGFLSDRTVQIPWDGLDDDADRLGSGVYLVRLRVETDDPAGGTRVAERVERLAVIR, encoded by the coding sequence ATGTCGCGTCTTGCACTCGTCGTTCTCGTTCTCGCCGCCCTCGTCGGGACGGCCTCGGCCCAGCAGCCCGTCCGCTACGGTCAGACGGACCCGCAGCAACCGGTCGTCCGCGTGGTCGAGACGACGCCGAGCGCCACGACGATCGAGGTGTCCGTCGACTGGCGAACGTCGCTGACGGACGCGGTGGAGCGGAGCGGGGGAGAGGTCCAGAAGCTCGTGGCGATGGCCGTCGGCGGCCAACCGCTCGTGTCGCACGAGGTGGTGCTCGGGGCGGCCGTCCCGCCGGCGGTGTCGATCGTGTCGTTCGAGGGCGACGAGGTGGTGCTCCCCGGCGGCCTCGACCTCGAAGGCTTCGAGGGCCGAGCGGCGGAGGTGCTGTCGGTGGGCGAGCGGCGGCGGGAACTGGTCGGGAGCCTGACGTTCCGGCTTCTTCGCGTCGAGGGCGACCGGCTGATCCGGGCCCGCCGTGTCGTGGTCAGCGTGGCCCGCCCGCCGGTGGCCGCCCGGCTCGCGGCGGCCGGCGACGACAACCCGCACCTCGCCGTCGACCGGAGCGCGCTCGCCGACGGGCGTTGGGTGAAGGTGCCGATCCCCGAGAGCGGCGTTTACCGGATCGATCAGGCGTTCCTCCGCGACTCGCTGGGCGTCGAGGAAACCATCCCGCTCTCGTCCATCGCCGTCTACGGGACGGGCGGGCGGATCCTGCCGGCGGTCAACTCGACGCCGCGTCCGGCGGACCTCGTCCCGGTCCCGTCGTTCGTGTCGGGCGACGTGCTCCTGTTCTACGCCGAGGGGCCGCAGTGGTGGGACTGGGACCCGAGCGCGTTCGGCGGCGGGACCTGGGCCCACGACATCAGCCCGTTCTCGCGGGCCAGCTACTACTTCCTCCGCCTCGACGCCTCGTCGCCCGCCCGCGTCAGCGGCGGCGGGTTCCCCGGCTGGGCCGACGCGAGCCCCGTGGGCCGCATCGAAGACCGGCGGTTCGATGAGGTCGACCTCGCCAACATCGAGCGCGACGACAGCGGCTCCGGCCTCGACTGGTTCGGCCCGCTCCTCGACCAGGGCGGGAGCAGCCTGACCCGCCTCGACGTCACGCCGGCCGGGGCCGACGCGAACTCTCCGGTCTCGTACCGCGCCCGCGTCGCGGCCCGCGCGAGCCCGTCGATCACGCTCCAGATGCTCAAGAACGGGCAGGTGCTCGACTCGGCCCGCCCGGCCCTCGTCTCGCCGTCGTCGAACGGCAACCTCGCCAACGACGCGACGCTGACGGCCGAGACGACACTTGGGGGCGGACTCGCCGTGTCGTTCCGCGTCTCCGGCGGGCGCTCGGGTGCCGAGGCGTGGCTGGACTGGGTCGAGGCCGTGACGCTCCGTCCGGCCGTCGCCGGCTCCGACCGGTACCTCGCGTTCCCGACGCCGGGCGGGCAGACGGGCCGCTTCGAGTTCGCGATCACCGGCTTCTCGTCGGAGCCCCAGGTGTGGGACGTGACGGAGCCCGGTGCGATCCGCCGGCTTGGCGTCCAGGCCTCCGGGAACCAGTACCGCGTCCAGGTCGAGGTGTCCGACTCCCTCCGGCCGCGCGAGATCGTGGCGTTCGACCCGTCGGGCCCGTCGATCAAGACCCCGCTCGGCGTGGCCGAGGCGGGCCGGGACCGGCTGATGCCGGCCGCGCAGTTCGTCCCGAACCAGAACCTCCACGGCGTGGCCGGCTTCCCCAACTACGTCGTCGTGGTCCACCCCAACTTCCGGGCCGCCGCCGACCGGCTCGCGGCGCACCGCCAGGCCGACGGGCTGACGCCGCTCGTGGTGACGACGGACCAGGTGTTCAACGAGTTCGCGGGCGGGACCGGCGACATGCGCGCGGTCCGCGACTTCATGAAGTTCCTCTACGACCGCGCGCCGTCGGACCAGATGCCGCGGTACCTGCTCCTGTTCGGCGACGGCCACTTCAACTACCGTCGGATCGGGAACCAGGCCGCGAGCAACGACGAGCCACCGGGGCTGAGCTACGTCCCGCCGTTCGAGACCGACAACATGGTGAGCCGGACGGCCTCGTACACCACTGACGACTACTTCGGCCTCCTCGGCGACAACGAGGGCGAGTTCGAGTACTTCGACTCGACGACCCAGCGCGTCGACCTGGGCGTCGGGCGCCTCCCGGTCCGGACGGCCGCCGAGGCGGGGACGGTCGTCGACAAGATCATGCGCTACGAGAGCCCGGCGACGCGCGGCGAGTGGCGGACGCGGTTCACGTTCGTCGCCGACGACCAGTACCCGAACTCCTGGGACGACGACCTCCACGTGCTCAACGCCGACGAGACGGCGAAGTTGGCCGAGGCCGTCGATTCGAGCGTGACGCTCCGCAAGATCTACGGGCCGGCGTACCCGAGCGTGATCACGGCGCGCGGGCGCGTCCGCCCGCAGCTCACGGCCGACGTCCGCGAGTCGATCGAAGAGGGCACGCTCGTGTGGAACTACAGCGGCCACGGCGGCCCGAGCGGCCTCGGCGACGAGGACTACATGACGCCGGAGATCGTGGCCTCGCTCGACAACGCGGACCGGTTGCCCGTCTTCGTCACCGCGACGTGCTCGTTCGGCAAGTTCGACATCGCGCACGAGCAGAGCCTCGCCGAGCAGATCCTGCTCCGGTCCGGCGGCGGGGGCGTGGCGATGCTCACGACGGTCCGCCTCGTCTACACCTCGAGCAACCCCGACGCGGCGCTCAACTTCGGCCTCAACCTCGTGCTGACCGAGGAGATGCTCCGGCGCGACGCGGAGGGCCGGCCGTCGCGGCTCGGCGACGCGCTCTACCGGACGAAGAACACGGTCATTGGGGCGAGCAACAACAACCGGAAGTTCAACCTCCTCGGCGACCCGGCCATGCGGCTCGGGCTGCCGGAGCGTCCGATCACGGTGTCGGTGCCCGACCGGTTCGAGGCGTTCTCCGAGGCGACGATCACCGGCCAGGTCCTCGGCCTCGACGGCCAGCCCGACCCGGCGTACCGTGGCGAGGTCTCGGTCTCGGTCTACGACGCCGAGCGGATGGTGGAGCTCCCGCCCGACGCGTGCTGCAACACCGACGACGACGGCGACGGCCTCGGCGACTACACGTCGCGCGTCGACCAGATCTACTCCGGGCGCGCCTCGGTGACCGGCGGGACGTTCTCGACGACGTTCCTCGTGCCGCAGGACGTCTCTTATTCCGGCCTCCCTGCCCGCGTCGTCGTCTACGCCCTCGGCGAGGACGGCTCCGACGGGGACGGCCAGTCCACCGAGGCGATCGTGGCCACGACGGCCTCCGCTCGGCCCGACGACGGCGCCGGCCCCCAGATCTCGCTCTTCCTCAACGACTCAACGTTCGTCGACGGCGGCCCGACGGGGCCGCAGGGCGTGCTCGTGGCGCGACTCCAGGACGCGAGCGGCATCAACACCGTCGGCGCGGGCGTCGGGCACGAGCTCTTGGTGACGCTCGACGGAGACGCCCAGCGCGCGGTCGACGTCGGGCGCTTTTACCAGGGCGACCTCGACACGTACCGCTCGGGCACCGTCCGCGTCCCGCTCGCGTCGCTGAACGGGGGCGAGGCGCTGGCGCCCGGCGAACACACTGCGACCCTCACGGCGTTCGACGCCCTCAACAACGCGTCGACCGCGACGGTCCGCTTCGTGGTGGTGGACGAGGGGCTGATCGTGCGGAGCGTCCTCCCGTACCCCAACCCGACGGCCGGGCCGTCGCGGTTCTTCGTCGAGCACAACCAGCCCGTCGGGACGCCCGCCCGGCTCCAGCTCCGGATCTACACGCTCGCCGGGCGGCCCGTCCGCACCATCGACGGCACCGAGGCGTTGCCTGGGGGGTTCCTCTCCGACCGGACCGTCCAGATCCCCTGGGACGGCCTCGACGACGACGCCGACCGGCTCGGCTCCGGCGTCTACCTCGTCCGCCTCCGCGTCGAGACCGACGACCCCGCTGGCGGGACCCGCGTCGCCGAGCGCGTCGAACGACTGGCCGTCATCCGCTAG